One Brassica oleracea var. oleracea cultivar TO1000 chromosome C7, BOL, whole genome shotgun sequence genomic window carries:
- the LOC106306242 gene encoding protein STICHEL-like isoform X2 yields MSGSRVSDLHLKRELTQLRKAGRVLRDPGTTSSWRSPLNSSRSLAAAVVDPPPSRISSQNGKLPIRGESSSNRGKEKKVFLYNWKTQRSSSEKSGLAKNGKEEDESSWTEASVNDDDDVSDARKDGDSKSDSYGIQSASMISRCRDTNLASQGVSKMRKNSVGIKKKSKKENSSRLDFLSKYQPRNALPLRRGDTAELSDDTEELSNAEDLRKVAGNGGASPLLLKLKHKNWSRSSSNKLLRATRKEDSSCTYNSTPALSTSSYNLYAVRNPSNVGSWDGTTTSVNDGDDELDDDHLDLPGRQGCGIPCYWTKKAMKHRGGCRSCCSPSFSDTLRRTGSSILCGSQSVYRRHSRHSSGGFSKQKIASRSAQGVLPLLTYGGDGRGGSSIGTGLSDDELSTNFGEIDLEAQSRLDGRRWSTSYRSQDCLEAAVLDGEGEEGSTPENIRSFSQKYKPMFFDELIGQSIVVQSLMNAVKRSRIAPVYLFQGPRGTGKTSTARIFSAALNCVATEEMKPCGYCKECNDFMTGKSRDFWELDGANKKGADKVRYLLKNLPTILPRSSSTYKVFVIDECHLLPSKTWLSFLKFLEKPLQKVVFIFITTDLDNVPRTIQSRCQKFLFDKLKDGDIVVRLKKIASDENLDVESHALDLIAMNADGSLRDAETMLEQLSLLGKRITTGLVNELVGVVSDEKLLELLELALSSDTAETVKRARELLDLGADPIVLMSQLASLIMDIIAGTYKVVDEKYSDAFLDGRNLTEADMEGLKHALKLLSEAEKQLRVSNDRSTWFTATLLQLGSMPSPGTTHTGSSRRQSSRATDDDPSSLSREVMAYKQRIGGLHFSKSASPASIRKRSGNHTHEAKSFSRVIDNTCYKSSSSSQVLESEASISSHDNSTASTMMLTQRGSEKLNDIWRKCIERCHSKTLRQLLYTHGKLISISEVEGILVAYLAFGETDIKSRAERFLSSITNSMEMVLRRSVEVRIILLPETELLVVPRKLEMTNRGGDLNAITGFNAASDVGVGSSEESRSKIPMQRIESIIREQRLETAWLQTADKDTPGSIIGIKPERNQILPQEDAYRQPIVGSPAISSSGLTSHHWVDELNNEVKLLKIGENGGLQENLTGKRGEHCPLSPSLLHDSSFGHKKDNLGGYESGPGTRRVGCNMLFCWNTNKTQKSNKGKRTPVRPRRIRKRGFSLFNGCAKPRKAEGNFRR; encoded by the exons ATGTCGGGTTCGAGAGTTTCGGATCTGCATCTCAAGAGAGAGCTGACTCAACTCAGGAAAGCTGGCCGCGTTCTGCGCGATCCTGGCACCACTTCCTCCTGGAGATCCCCTCTCAACTCCTCTAGATCCCTCGCTGCGGCGGTTGTGGATCCTCCGCCCAGCAGGATCTCGAGTCAGAACGGTAAGCTCCCGATTCGAGGAGAGAGTAGTAGTAACCGAGGCAAGGAGAAGAAAGTGTTCTTGTACAACTGGAAAACTCAGAGATCCTCCAGCGAGAAAAGCGGTTTAGCTAAAAACGGCAAGGAAGAAGATGAATCTTCGTGGACTGAAGCTAGTGTCAACGACGACGATGATGTGAGTGATGCGAGGAAGGATGGCGATTCCAAGAGCGATTCGTATGGAATCCAATCGGCTTCGATGATATCCAGATGCAGAGACACGAATCTAGCGTCTCAAGGCGTGTCGAAGATGAGGAAGAACAGTGTTGGTATCAAGAAGAAGAGCAAGAAGGAAAACTCGTCTCGTTTGGATTTTCTATCAAAATATCAACCTAGAAATGCTTTACCTCTAAGGAGAGGTGACACTGCTGAGTTATCAGACGATACAGAGGAACTCAGCAATGCGGAGGATCTAAGGAAGGTCGCTGGTAATGGTGGTGCTTCTCCTTTGCTTTTGAAGCTTAAGCACAAGAACTGGTCACGTTCTTCCTCTAATAAGCTGCTGAGAGCTACTAGAAAAGAGGATTCCTCGTGTACTTATAACAGCACGCCGGCTTTGTCCACCAGCTCGTACAACTTGTATGCTGTTCGTAACCCAAGCAACGTTGGATCTTGGGATGGTACCACTACTTCGGTTAATGATGGTGATGATGAGTTGGATGATGATCACTTGGATTTACCAGGGAGGCAAGGCTGTGGGATTCCATGTTATTGGACCAAGAAGGCTATGAAACATAGAGGTGGGTGTAGAAGCTGCTGCTCTCCGTCGTTTTCGGATACTTTGAGGAGAACGGGGAGTAGCATTTTGTGTGGGAGTCAATCGGTGTACCGTAGACATAGTCGACATTCTTCTGGAGGGTTTAGTAAACAGAAAATTGCTTCCAGGAGTGCTCAAGGTGTTTTGCCTTTGCTCACATACGGTGGTGATGGTAGAGGAGGGTCTTCTATAGGAACCGGGCTTAGTGACGACGAGCTTTCCACCAATTTCGGTGAGATTGATTTAGAGGCTCAGAGTAGATTAGACGGGAGGAGATGGTCTACTAGTTATAGGAGTCAAGATTGTTTGGAGGCTGCAGTGTTAGATGGCGAAGGAGAAGAAGGAAGTACACCGGAAAACATCAGAAGCTTCAGCCAAAAGTACAAACCAATGTTCTTTGATGAACTGATTGGGCAGAGTATAGTGGTTCAGTCGCTAATGAACGCTGTAAAAAGGAGTAGGATCGCTCCTGTTTATCTCTTCCAGGGTCCTAGGGGAACTGGGAAGACATCGACCGCAAGGATTTTTTCAGCCGCATTGAACTGTGTGGCCACTGAAGAAATGAAGCCTTGTGGGTACTGTAAAGAGTGCAATGACTTCATGACTGGTAAAAGTAGAGATTTTTGGGAACTTGATGGAGCTAATAAGAAGGGAGCTGATAAGGTTAGGTACCTTTTAAAAAACTTACCGACGATACTTCCACGGAGTTCCTCAACATACAAGGTTTTTGTGATAGATGAGTGTCATTTGCTGCCATCTAAGACGTGGCTGTCTTTTCTCAAGTTTCTTGAGAAACCTCTGCAGAAAGTTGTCTTCATATTTATAACGACAGACCTTGACAATGTTCCTCGGACCATTCAGTCAAGGTGCCAGAAGTTCCTCTTCGACAAACTCAAAGATGGAGACATAGTAGTGAGACTAAAGAAGATTGCTTCTGACGAAAATCTTGATGTGGAATCGCACGCGTTGGACCTGATTGCTATGAACGCGGATGGCTCACTTCGAGATGCTGAAACTATGTTGGAGCAGCTGAGTTTGCTGGGAAAACGTATCACCACTGGTCTAGTAAACGAGCTA GTGGGTGTTGTTTCAGATGAAAAATTGCTAGAGCTCTTGGAATTAGCATTGTCATCTGATACGGCAGAGACAGTGAAACGAGCTAGAGAGTTATTGGACCTTGGAGCTGACCCAATAGTCTTGATGTCTCAACTTGCTAGTCTTATCATGGATATCATTGCTGGTACATACAAGGTCGTAGACGAAAAATACAGCGACGCCTTCCTTGATGGACGAAACT TGACTGAAGCGGATATGGAGGGACTAAAGCACGCTTTGAAACTTCTTTCTGAGGCTGAGAAGCAGCTTAGAGTTTCTAATGACCGTTCAACATGGTTCACAGCGACTTTGCTTCAGCTTGGGTCAATGCCTTCTCCTGGAACTACACATACAGGAAGTAGTAGAAGGCAAAGCTCTAGAGCGACTGATGATGACCCATCAAGCCTTTCTAGGGAAGTGATGGCATACAAACAGAGAATAGGAGGACTTCATTTTAGTAAGTCAGCATCCCCAGCTTCGATTAGAAAGAGGAGCGGAAATCACACCCACGAAGCCAAATCATTCTCCAGGGTTATCGATAACACCTGCTATAAATCCTCCTCATCTAGCCAAGTTCTAGAGAGCGAAGCCTCCATCTCCTCGCATGACAATAGCACCGCAAGCACCATGATGCTTACCCAAAGAGGTTCAGAGAAACTAAATGATATATGGAGAAAATGTATAGAAAGATGCCATTCCAAAACACTGAGGCAGCTGCTCTATACTCATGGGAAACTTATATCTATCAGTGAAGTTGAAG GCATCCTAGTTGCTTATCTCGCCTTTGGAGAAACAGATATCAAATCAAGAGCTGAAAGGTTTCTAAGCAGCATCACAAACTCGATGGAAATGGTATTAAGGCGAAGCGTAGAGGTCAGGATAATTCTCTTGCCCGAAACCGAGTTGCTCGTTGTCCCTCGGAAACTAGAAATGACCAACAGAGGTGGAGATCTGAATGCCATTACTGGTTTTAACGCTGCATCAGACGTAGGAGTTGGTAGCAGCGAAGAAAGCAGATCAAAAATCCCAATGCAAAGGATAGAATCCATAATCCGAGAACAAAGATTAGAGACCGCGTGGCTACAAACAGCTGATAAAGACACACCTGGATCTATAATAGGGATAAAACCCGAAAGGAACCAGATTCTACCTCAAGAAGACGCTTATCGCCAGCCTATCGTAGGTTCTCCTGCTATATCTTCTTCCGGATTAACTTCTCACCATTGGGTAGATGAGTTAAACAATGAAGTTAAGCTTTTGAAAATCGGTGAGAACGGTGGGCTTCAAGAGAATCTAACCGGTAAAAGAGGAGAGCATTGTCCTCTTTCCCCGAGCTTGCTTCATGATTCTAGCTTCGGACACAAGAAAGACAATCT AGGAGGATACGAATCAGGACCAGGAACAAGAAGAGTTGGTTGTAATATGTTATTTTGTTGGAACACAAACAAGACTCAAAAGAGTAACAAG GGTAAGAGAACTCCTGTTCGTCCCCGAAGAATTCGAAAGAGAGGATTCTCTCTGTTTAATGGATGTGCTAAGCCAAGGAAGGCAGAAGGTAACTTTAGAAGATGA
- the LOC106306242 gene encoding protein STICHEL-like isoform X1: MSGSRVSDLHLKRELTQLRKAGRVLRDPGTTSSWRSPLNSSRSLAAAVVDPPPSRISSQNGKLPIRGESSSNRGKEKKVFLYNWKTQRSSSEKSGLAKNGKEEDESSWTEASVNDDDDVSDARKDGDSKSDSYGIQSASMISRCRDTNLASQGVSKMRKNSVGIKKKSKKENSSRLDFLSKYQPRNALPLRRGDTAELSDDTEELSNAEDLRKVAGNGGASPLLLKLKHKNWSRSSSNKLLRATRKEDSSCTYNSTPALSTSSYNLYAVRNPSNVGSWDGTTTSVNDGDDELDDDHLDLPGRQGCGIPCYWTKKAMKHRGGCRSCCSPSFSDTLRRTGSSILCGSQSVYRRHSRHSSGGFSKQKIASRSAQGVLPLLTYGGDGRGGSSIGTGLSDDELSTNFGEIDLEAQSRLDGRRWSTSYRSQDCLEAAVLDGEGEEGSTPENIRSFSQKYKPMFFDELIGQSIVVQSLMNAVKRSRIAPVYLFQGPRGTGKTSTARIFSAALNCVATEEMKPCGYCKECNDFMTGKSRDFWELDGANKKGADKVRYLLKNLPTILPRSSSTYKVFVIDECHLLPSKTWLSFLKFLEKPLQKVVFIFITTDLDNVPRTIQSRCQKFLFDKLKDGDIVVRLKKIASDENLDVESHALDLIAMNADGSLRDAETMLEQLSLLGKRITTGLVNELVGVVSDEKLLELLELALSSDTAETVKRARELLDLGADPIVLMSQLASLIMDIIAGTYKVVDEKYSDAFLDGRNLTEADMEGLKHALKLLSEAEKQLRVSNDRSTWFTATLLQLGSMPSPGTTHTGSSRRQSSRATDDDPSSLSREVMAYKQRIGGLHFSKSASPASIRKRSGNHTHEAKSFSRVIDNTCYKSSSSSQVLESEASISSHDNSTASTMMLTQRGSEKLNDIWRKCIERCHSKTLRQLLYTHGKLISISEVEGILVAYLAFGETDIKSRAERFLSSITNSMEMVLRRSVEVRIILLPETELLVVPRKLEMTNRGGDLNAITGFNAASDVGVGSSEESRSKIPMQRIESIIREQRLETAWLQTADKDTPGSIIGIKPERNQILPQEDAYRQPIVGSPAISSSGLTSHHWVDELNNEVKLLKIGENGGLQENLTGKRGEHCPLSPSLLHDSSFGHKKDNLGGYESGPGTRRVGCNMLFCWNTNKTQKSNKKQGKRTPVRPRRIRKRGFSLFNGCAKPRKAEGNFRR, translated from the exons ATGTCGGGTTCGAGAGTTTCGGATCTGCATCTCAAGAGAGAGCTGACTCAACTCAGGAAAGCTGGCCGCGTTCTGCGCGATCCTGGCACCACTTCCTCCTGGAGATCCCCTCTCAACTCCTCTAGATCCCTCGCTGCGGCGGTTGTGGATCCTCCGCCCAGCAGGATCTCGAGTCAGAACGGTAAGCTCCCGATTCGAGGAGAGAGTAGTAGTAACCGAGGCAAGGAGAAGAAAGTGTTCTTGTACAACTGGAAAACTCAGAGATCCTCCAGCGAGAAAAGCGGTTTAGCTAAAAACGGCAAGGAAGAAGATGAATCTTCGTGGACTGAAGCTAGTGTCAACGACGACGATGATGTGAGTGATGCGAGGAAGGATGGCGATTCCAAGAGCGATTCGTATGGAATCCAATCGGCTTCGATGATATCCAGATGCAGAGACACGAATCTAGCGTCTCAAGGCGTGTCGAAGATGAGGAAGAACAGTGTTGGTATCAAGAAGAAGAGCAAGAAGGAAAACTCGTCTCGTTTGGATTTTCTATCAAAATATCAACCTAGAAATGCTTTACCTCTAAGGAGAGGTGACACTGCTGAGTTATCAGACGATACAGAGGAACTCAGCAATGCGGAGGATCTAAGGAAGGTCGCTGGTAATGGTGGTGCTTCTCCTTTGCTTTTGAAGCTTAAGCACAAGAACTGGTCACGTTCTTCCTCTAATAAGCTGCTGAGAGCTACTAGAAAAGAGGATTCCTCGTGTACTTATAACAGCACGCCGGCTTTGTCCACCAGCTCGTACAACTTGTATGCTGTTCGTAACCCAAGCAACGTTGGATCTTGGGATGGTACCACTACTTCGGTTAATGATGGTGATGATGAGTTGGATGATGATCACTTGGATTTACCAGGGAGGCAAGGCTGTGGGATTCCATGTTATTGGACCAAGAAGGCTATGAAACATAGAGGTGGGTGTAGAAGCTGCTGCTCTCCGTCGTTTTCGGATACTTTGAGGAGAACGGGGAGTAGCATTTTGTGTGGGAGTCAATCGGTGTACCGTAGACATAGTCGACATTCTTCTGGAGGGTTTAGTAAACAGAAAATTGCTTCCAGGAGTGCTCAAGGTGTTTTGCCTTTGCTCACATACGGTGGTGATGGTAGAGGAGGGTCTTCTATAGGAACCGGGCTTAGTGACGACGAGCTTTCCACCAATTTCGGTGAGATTGATTTAGAGGCTCAGAGTAGATTAGACGGGAGGAGATGGTCTACTAGTTATAGGAGTCAAGATTGTTTGGAGGCTGCAGTGTTAGATGGCGAAGGAGAAGAAGGAAGTACACCGGAAAACATCAGAAGCTTCAGCCAAAAGTACAAACCAATGTTCTTTGATGAACTGATTGGGCAGAGTATAGTGGTTCAGTCGCTAATGAACGCTGTAAAAAGGAGTAGGATCGCTCCTGTTTATCTCTTCCAGGGTCCTAGGGGAACTGGGAAGACATCGACCGCAAGGATTTTTTCAGCCGCATTGAACTGTGTGGCCACTGAAGAAATGAAGCCTTGTGGGTACTGTAAAGAGTGCAATGACTTCATGACTGGTAAAAGTAGAGATTTTTGGGAACTTGATGGAGCTAATAAGAAGGGAGCTGATAAGGTTAGGTACCTTTTAAAAAACTTACCGACGATACTTCCACGGAGTTCCTCAACATACAAGGTTTTTGTGATAGATGAGTGTCATTTGCTGCCATCTAAGACGTGGCTGTCTTTTCTCAAGTTTCTTGAGAAACCTCTGCAGAAAGTTGTCTTCATATTTATAACGACAGACCTTGACAATGTTCCTCGGACCATTCAGTCAAGGTGCCAGAAGTTCCTCTTCGACAAACTCAAAGATGGAGACATAGTAGTGAGACTAAAGAAGATTGCTTCTGACGAAAATCTTGATGTGGAATCGCACGCGTTGGACCTGATTGCTATGAACGCGGATGGCTCACTTCGAGATGCTGAAACTATGTTGGAGCAGCTGAGTTTGCTGGGAAAACGTATCACCACTGGTCTAGTAAACGAGCTA GTGGGTGTTGTTTCAGATGAAAAATTGCTAGAGCTCTTGGAATTAGCATTGTCATCTGATACGGCAGAGACAGTGAAACGAGCTAGAGAGTTATTGGACCTTGGAGCTGACCCAATAGTCTTGATGTCTCAACTTGCTAGTCTTATCATGGATATCATTGCTGGTACATACAAGGTCGTAGACGAAAAATACAGCGACGCCTTCCTTGATGGACGAAACT TGACTGAAGCGGATATGGAGGGACTAAAGCACGCTTTGAAACTTCTTTCTGAGGCTGAGAAGCAGCTTAGAGTTTCTAATGACCGTTCAACATGGTTCACAGCGACTTTGCTTCAGCTTGGGTCAATGCCTTCTCCTGGAACTACACATACAGGAAGTAGTAGAAGGCAAAGCTCTAGAGCGACTGATGATGACCCATCAAGCCTTTCTAGGGAAGTGATGGCATACAAACAGAGAATAGGAGGACTTCATTTTAGTAAGTCAGCATCCCCAGCTTCGATTAGAAAGAGGAGCGGAAATCACACCCACGAAGCCAAATCATTCTCCAGGGTTATCGATAACACCTGCTATAAATCCTCCTCATCTAGCCAAGTTCTAGAGAGCGAAGCCTCCATCTCCTCGCATGACAATAGCACCGCAAGCACCATGATGCTTACCCAAAGAGGTTCAGAGAAACTAAATGATATATGGAGAAAATGTATAGAAAGATGCCATTCCAAAACACTGAGGCAGCTGCTCTATACTCATGGGAAACTTATATCTATCAGTGAAGTTGAAG GCATCCTAGTTGCTTATCTCGCCTTTGGAGAAACAGATATCAAATCAAGAGCTGAAAGGTTTCTAAGCAGCATCACAAACTCGATGGAAATGGTATTAAGGCGAAGCGTAGAGGTCAGGATAATTCTCTTGCCCGAAACCGAGTTGCTCGTTGTCCCTCGGAAACTAGAAATGACCAACAGAGGTGGAGATCTGAATGCCATTACTGGTTTTAACGCTGCATCAGACGTAGGAGTTGGTAGCAGCGAAGAAAGCAGATCAAAAATCCCAATGCAAAGGATAGAATCCATAATCCGAGAACAAAGATTAGAGACCGCGTGGCTACAAACAGCTGATAAAGACACACCTGGATCTATAATAGGGATAAAACCCGAAAGGAACCAGATTCTACCTCAAGAAGACGCTTATCGCCAGCCTATCGTAGGTTCTCCTGCTATATCTTCTTCCGGATTAACTTCTCACCATTGGGTAGATGAGTTAAACAATGAAGTTAAGCTTTTGAAAATCGGTGAGAACGGTGGGCTTCAAGAGAATCTAACCGGTAAAAGAGGAGAGCATTGTCCTCTTTCCCCGAGCTTGCTTCATGATTCTAGCTTCGGACACAAGAAAGACAATCT AGGAGGATACGAATCAGGACCAGGAACAAGAAGAGTTGGTTGTAATATGTTATTTTGTTGGAACACAAACAAGACTCAAAAGAGTAACAAG AAACAGGGTAAGAGAACTCCTGTTCGTCCCCGAAGAATTCGAAAGAGAGGATTCTCTCTGTTTAATGGATGTGCTAAGCCAAGGAAGGCAGAAGGTAACTTTAGAAGATGA